The following is a genomic window from Amycolatopsis cihanbeyliensis.
CCGCCGGTTGTCGCTGTCGATGGGGCTGGAGTACGTCCCGTCCGGGGCCACGTCGCCGTACTGGTTCAGCAACGCCGTACGCGGCACCCGGACCTCGTCGAAGACCAGCCGCCCGTTGTCCACCCCGTTCAGCCCGGCCTTACGGCCACAGTCGGAGATGCGCACGCCGGCGCACGGCCGGCCCCGCTCGTCCCGGATGGGCACCAGGAAGGCGTGCACGCCACGGCTGCCACCTTCCGTGATCAACTGGGCGAACACCACCGCCATCCGGCCGTCCCTGGCGGCATTGCCGATGTAGTCCTTGCGCGCCGCCTGGTCCGGCGTGTTGATCACGAACTCCTGGGTACCCGGATCGTAGGTCGCCGTGGTGCGCAGGTGCTGCACATCGGACCCGTGCCCGGTCTCGGTCATCGCGAAGCAGCCGGGTAACTCGAGATCCATGATCGGGCGCAGGTAGCGCTCGTGGTGTTCGGCGGTGCCCAGCAACTGCACGGCCCCGCCGAACAGGCCCCACTGCACACCGGCCTTGACCATCAGGGACAGGTCGCCGAACGCGAGCATCTCGAAGGAGGTGAGCGACCCGCCGATGTCGCCACCGCCGCCGTACTCCGGCGAGAACCCCAGCCGGGGCCGCCCGCTCCTCGCCAGCTCGTGCAACTGGTCCAGCACCTGCGCGCGGTGCTGCTCCACATCCAGGTCACACGCGTCCCGGAAGCGGGTGTCCGCCATCTCGGCGCGGATCGCCCTGCGGACACCAGCCCACTTGCCGTCCAGCACGGCCGTCAGCACGTTCGGATCGACCGAGGCGGAGACCTCGGGAGTCGCCGTCATCCTGCCCCTCCGATGCGAGTCGATGTTCCCGTCCAGGGTGCCGCAGCCGCACCGGACTCGCAGGCCGAACAGACCTCCCGGCGAGCGGTCAAGCTCCTCGTCGATGAATACGTATACCTAGTTTATGCCGACGAAGCCACGAGCTCCGGTTCGGTTAAATCGACGGTACCGCCAATTCTGTTTCGGGTGTTAAACGTGATCTGACAAACCACGTCAGGTGGGCGGCGGCAACCAGCGGAGGCGTGATGTCGGCTCGAGCACTCACCGGAAACACCGACGAACACCTGCATGACGAGCTGCGCCAGGCACTTCGGACCGGCCCGTTCCCCTCCGCGCTGCACCTGGCGATCGAATCCAGCGGATTCACCCTGGACGAGATCCAGGTCTGGCTGGCCGAACGCGGGGCGAGGGTGAGCGTACCGACGCTCAGTTACTGGCGCCGCGGGCGCAGCAGGCCGGAGCGTGCCGGGTCACTGCGCGCGGTGCGCCTGCTGGAGCAACTGTTCGAGCTGCCTGCCGACTCGCTGGTCTCGTTACTGGGCCCGCGCAGGCCACGCGGGCGGTGGGTCGGGCACGTTCCCGGCAGCATGGACCTGGCCATGCTCTGGCACGACTCCCGCCCGATCGACCTGCTGAACGCGGTGGGGGCTCCCCCGCGCAGCGTGGTGAGCAGGATCAGCACCCAGGTCAGTGTCACGATCGACCGCGAACGGCGCGCACGGTCGGTCCACCTGCGGGAGCTCGTCCGGGCCAATGTGGACCGGGTGTCCCGCTGTGGGGTGCTCTACTGGGCGCACGAGGACCCGGCGAACCCGCCCACGCTGGCCGGGGTCCGGTACTGCCGGGCCGGCAGGGTCCAGGCCGACCGGCCGGTCGGCCTGATCGCCGCCGAGCTGATCCTCGACCGGATGCTGGACGCAGGGGAGCCCGCCTTGCTGGAGTACGAGTGGCACTTCTCGCCGGGCGCTCCGATGGTGAACTACGATCACCGGTTCCCCGAGCCGGTCAAGGAGTACGTCCTCCAGGTGCGGTTCGAACCGGACGCCGTGCCGGCGCGTTGCCGCCGGTACGAGCGGCGCACCGTGACCGCGCCCGAGGGCAACGGCCGCGAGCTGTGGATCGGCGGGTCGAACACCGCGCTGGTCGCCGACTGGGACCTGCCCGCCGGGATCGTCGGCATGCGGTGGGACTGGCCTGCCGCCGGCCTGGTGAATTGACCCGGAAAACCGTTTAACAGTATTGCCGGACTCGACTGACGAACCGATTTAACGAGTCTGTTCCGCTGATGTTCTCCCGCTTACCGTCCTCCGTGACAATCCTGATCGCAGGAGGCGAAATTGAGAAAGTGGAAATCACGCGCCCTCGCGTCCACGCTCGCTGTCGCGGCGAGTGCGGGACTCGCGATGACGCAGGCGGTGACCGCCACGGCGGCACAGCCGGAGGAACCGGTCGTCAGTAACGCCGACCGTCCGGTCGAGGGGACCTACCTGGTCACCCTGGCCGCGAACAGCCAGGCCGCGCGGTCGGCCGCGGGAACCGAACGGGCCACGCACGCCCTCGTCGAGGAGTACGGGGGCACGCTGGACGCCGTCCTCACCGCGACCATGCGGGGCTATGTGGTGGAGCACCTGCCCGAACGGCAGGCACGGCGGCTCGCCGCCGATCCCGGGGTGGCCGAGGTGCGGCAGAGCGGCCGGGCCGGCATCGGTGGTCCCGGCGGCACCCAGCAAAACCCCCGGAACTGGGGCCTGGACCGGATCGACCAGCGGGACCGGCCCATGGACGACAGCTACACCTACCCCAATGACGGGGAGGGCACGACGGTCTACATCGTGGACACCGGCATCCGCTACAGCCACCAGGAGTTCGGCGGCCGGGCCTCGTTCGGTGTCGACCTGGATGCCGATCCCAACGGCGGCGAGGACTGCAACAACCACGGCACGCACGTCTCCGGCATCGTCGGCGGCGAGACCCGCGGCGTCGCCAAGGCCGTCGACCTCGTCTCGGTCCGCGTCCTGGGCTGTGACGGCTACGGCGAGGACGTCGACGTGGTCAAGGCGGCCGAGTGGATCACCAAGAACGCCGAACAGCCCGCGGTGGCGAACCTCAGCGTCTACACCGGGGATCCGGATATCGCGGTGAACGCCATCCGGAACTCGATCTCCTCGGGTGTGCAGTGGTCGCTGATCACCGGGAACAACGGCGGCGACGCCTGCGACTACGGGCCCGGCGGCCAGGTTCCCTCCGCCCTCCAGGTCGGCAACTCCACCAGCAACGACACCCGCCGGTTCGACTCGAATGCCGGCCGCTGTATGGACCTGTTCGCACCGGGCACGAACATCGACTCGGCCTTCCGCGGCAGTGACTCCTCCTACGGCACGCTCAGCGGTACCTCGATGGCCGCACCGCATGTGGCCGGCGCGATGGCGCTACGGCTGCACGACGCCCCGGGCAGCAGCTCGGCGCAGCTGCACTCGTGGATCATGGACAACGCGAGCACCGGCAAGCTGTCCGGGCTTTCCGGCGACACCCCCAACAAGCTGCTGTACGTGCCGAACGACGGTTCCCAGCCCCCGGGCGACCCGACCGCCGAGTTCACCGCCTCCTGCCCTGACGAGTCTCTGACCTGCACCTTCGACGCCGCCAACTCGTCGGATCCGGACGGTTCCATCAGCTCCTACGCCTGGGACTTCGGCGACGGCACCACCGGCGACGGCCGGACCCCCGAGCACACCTACGCCGAGAAGGGCACCTACTCGGTCGAGCTCACCGTCACCGACGACGAGGGCAACACCGACACGGCCACGCGGCAGGTGCGCGTCGGCGAGCCGGGCGGTGGGCAGGAGCCTGCGGCGAGCTTCACCGTGAACTGCCAGTCCCTCGACTGCGCCTTCGACGCCACCGCATCCACCGACCCCGACGGCACCATCACCACCTACGCCTGGAACTTCGGCGACGGCACCACCGGCAACGGAACCACCACCACCCACACCTACCCCAGCCAAACCGACACCTACACCGCAACCCTCACCGTCACCGACAACAACGGCAACACCGCCACCACCAACCGCACCATCCAATGCTGGGCCTTCGGCACCAGCCAGGGCTTCTGCTTCAGCCACTGAACCCGCCTGAAACCCTGCAAAGGAAAATCCATGAAGCGAATCACGAAGGCCCTGTGCACAGCGGGGTTGGCGATCGGGCTGGCGTCCATTGCGCCGCCCGCCCTCGCCGACCCGCCCGGATCCGAGAGCCCGGGAGCGACCCCACAGGTGATCAACGGGACACCGGCCACGGTGTCGGAGTTCCCGTTCATCATCTCGCAACACCGCACCGGCGGAGCCAGGGACGCCGAACAGTCCTGCACCGGCTCGGTGGTCGCCGAGCGTGCCGTGCTGATCGCGGCACACTGCAAGTTCGCCCAGGGTGAGCCCAAGTATCTGATCTACGGCCGGGACGACCTCGCGAACACCGGCGAGGGGACCCGGATCGAGATCGAGGAGTACCGCGTACACCCCGACTACAACCCCAACGACGGCTGGCGGACCGGGCACGACGTCGCGGTGATCTTCACCGAGACCGACATCCCGACACCGGAGGGGATGGCCTACCCCGAGATCGCGGACTCCGGCGACTCGCTGCCGCTGGGCACCGAGGGAACCACGGTCGGCTACGGCATGACCGACAAGGACGACAACGAGCGGAACACCCGGCTCTACAAGACGACCCTGCCGACCGTGGAAGGGCAGAACTGCAAGAACATCAACTTCCATTACGACCCCAGGTACATGATGTGCAGCGGGTACGGGGACGGACGCACCGGCCTGTGCCGCGGCGACAGCGGCGGCCCCTGGCTGCATGACGGCAGGATCTACGGCGTGTTCTCCTGGCTGCGCACCGACTGCGCCTCCTACGACGCGCATGCGCGGATGCACAGCGTGCTGGGCGACTGGGCGAACGAGCAGATCGGCGACTCACCTGACCCGCCCGGTGAGGGCGAGGAGCCCACGGCGAGCTTCACCGTGAACTGCCAGTCCCTCGACTGCGCCTTCGACGCCACCGCATCCACCGACCCCGACGGCACCATCACCACCTACGCCTGGAACTTCGGCGACGGCACCACCGGCAACGGAACCACCACCACCCACACCTACCCCAGCCAAACCGACACCTACACCGCAACCCTCACCGTCACCGACAACAACGGCAACACCGCCACCACCAACCGCACCATCCAATGCTGGGCCTTCGGCACCAGCCAGGGCTTCTGCTTCAGCAGCTAGCCCGCCCCCGTGCTGGGGGAGGTGTGACAGGGACGCCTCCCCCAGCACGTTCTCCCTTCGTGCTCAACCGAGGTCCGGGCCCTTGGCCCGCAATTCGTCCACTGTGGACATGGCGTGGCGGAGTTCCGCGAGCCATTCCTCGGCGTGCTCCCCGACCAGCCGGACCGCCCAGGCGAGCGCGTCCGAACGGGACCGCGCCACCCCGGCGTCGACCAGCGTGTCCAGCACCTTCCGCTCCGGCTGCCGCAGCCGGGTCATCACCGGCGCGGCCAGGGTGGTGAACAGCTCCTCGCTGCCACCCAGCCGCGCGCCCCAGGCAACCTTGCGCTGGTAACGGTGCTCGGCCTGCCGGGCGATCTCGATCCGCTCCTCGCGGGTCTCCTCCCGGAACCGGCTGATCCGGCCCGCCTCCGCGGCGGCGCGGGCGGCCTCGTCCTCGTACTCCTCGGTCAGCGCGGGCAGCTCGCCGACCACGATGATCTCGTCGCGGTCCACGGTCACCTCCGGCGCGCCGGCGAACCACCCCTCCGGCAACCTCCCGGCGAACCAGGCCGCGGCGTCCTCCGCACCGGGGACCTCGCTGCCCCCTTTGCCGCGCCAACCGCGACCGCCGTGCCAACCCCGTCCCATGTATCCCTCCACCGTGACGTGCGTCCGCATGTCCGCCTCCAATGATTACATAATTACTCTCCTACGAACGCTACGCCGAAATCAGGCCAAGCGAGGACGTCGTTCGCCGCGGGCGGAAACCGCGGTCGAACGACCCTGAACGGCACTTTCCGGACGCCGAACGTCACAAACGCCACGTTCGCGACGTTCGGCGTCGCGAACGCCACGTTCAGCGCACTGCCGGGAGGGGGTCAGCGGGTGAGGGCGGCGGCGAGGTCCTCCGGGGTGGTCACCGGGCGGTCGCAGACGTAACCGCGGCACACGTAGGCGGCGGCGCCCCCATCGACCAGGGGCCGGTCGGCCAGTAGCGGGACGCCGGCGGCCTCCGGCGAGCCCGCCAGTACCACCGCGCCACCATGCGCCTCCCGCGCGGCCTCGTGCAGCAGGCCGGCGCGTGCCCCGGCATCCGGCCCGACCACGGCCACCTGCACCGGTCCCGTGCGCAGCGCCTCGGCCACCGCCAGCCAGTTCCCGGCGAACCGCGGCACCCGCGAGGCCAGCATGCCGGCCCGCTCCACGGCCTGCTCGCAGGCATCGCGGTAGTCGCCCGCCCGGTCCGGCCCGGCCAGGGCCGAGGCGGTGAGCAACGCGCTCGCCAGTGCGGAAGCCCCGGAAGGGCTGGCGTTGTCGGTCGGGTCGGAGGGCCGCTGCACCAGCGCCT
Proteins encoded in this region:
- a CDS encoding PKD domain-containing protein, which produces MTQAVTATAAQPEEPVVSNADRPVEGTYLVTLAANSQAARSAAGTERATHALVEEYGGTLDAVLTATMRGYVVEHLPERQARRLAADPGVAEVRQSGRAGIGGPGGTQQNPRNWGLDRIDQRDRPMDDSYTYPNDGEGTTVYIVDTGIRYSHQEFGGRASFGVDLDADPNGGEDCNNHGTHVSGIVGGETRGVAKAVDLVSVRVLGCDGYGEDVDVVKAAEWITKNAEQPAVANLSVYTGDPDIAVNAIRNSISSGVQWSLITGNNGGDACDYGPGGQVPSALQVGNSTSNDTRRFDSNAGRCMDLFAPGTNIDSAFRGSDSSYGTLSGTSMAAPHVAGAMALRLHDAPGSSSAQLHSWIMDNASTGKLSGLSGDTPNKLLYVPNDGSQPPGDPTAEFTASCPDESLTCTFDAANSSDPDGSISSYAWDFGDGTTGDGRTPEHTYAEKGTYSVELTVTDDEGNTDTATRQVRVGEPGGGQEPAASFTVNCQSLDCAFDATASTDPDGTITTYAWNFGDGTTGNGTTTTHTYPSQTDTYTATLTVTDNNGNTATTNRTIQCWAFGTSQGFCFSH
- a CDS encoding trypsin-like serine protease, with translation MKRITKALCTAGLAIGLASIAPPALADPPGSESPGATPQVINGTPATVSEFPFIISQHRTGGARDAEQSCTGSVVAERAVLIAAHCKFAQGEPKYLIYGRDDLANTGEGTRIEIEEYRVHPDYNPNDGWRTGHDVAVIFTETDIPTPEGMAYPEIADSGDSLPLGTEGTTVGYGMTDKDDNERNTRLYKTTLPTVEGQNCKNINFHYDPRYMMCSGYGDGRTGLCRGDSGGPWLHDGRIYGVFSWLRTDCASYDAHARMHSVLGDWANEQIGDSPDPPGEGEEPTASFTVNCQSLDCAFDATASTDPDGTITTYAWNFGDGTTGNGTTTTHTYPSQTDTYTATLTVTDNNGNTATTNRTIQCWAFGTSQGFCFSS